The Chryseobacterium glaciei DNA window TCTCAGCAAACAGATGCAACTGATTATACCCCCGTTCTTTCAATTTCTTTGTATGAAGAGGAATGCTGACTATCAGATCTGGTTTTTCATTTTTGAAATCTACACGTTCTGTGATCCAATTGGCTAAAATTTCACCTGTTTTTTCTCTGTTTTTATATTTTAATTCATGTATAATTTTCCGGCTTAAGCTTTCTTTTTCAAACTGTATCAATGCATATGCGTTTTCTACAGGAAAAAGCGTTTTACATATTTCTTTAAGTATATTTTCCTCAAAATAATCAAAATGGGTAAACTGAATTTTTTCAAAACATACATTACAAGCGATAAGATTATTCTCAATAATTTTATTACAAGCTAAGCAACGATTTGGAAATAACACATCAAGAAATATATCTTTCAATCAATAGTTTTTTTACAAATTAATGAAAATCAATTCATTTGGAAGTGAATTTTAGTGAAAAAATTAATTTAATTTACTTATTTATGATTTATTACGCTTTATTCCTATTGATTCAATAAAAAATAAACTGAAAATCTTTTTATTAAGTAAAATATCAACATTTTTTAATAGTTAATTGTAGATTAATCGATTATGCAAATTTAATTATGTTGAATTTAGTTTTTAACTAAAATTTGAAGGCTGAAAATCAAGAATTATAGTTGAAAATAAACCGTGCAAGTTCTTATTAAATTATTGCATGAGTTCTTTTCTTATTTTTTCGATCGCATTTTTCATCTCAAGATTGAAATATTCTTTCTCTAATCTTACGGGTTGAGCTTGTCTTACTTCACAATCTGCGATACTGCAAGATTCACAAGTTACTCCAACATTAATGGTTTTTAAAGTAGAAGATTTTATGAAATTAATTTTCTTGATTGTCTGAGAGTTCAATAAAATTCCAAGGCAATAACTTCTGTTGCTCCCGTCAGAAAATGGGTT harbors:
- a CDS encoding ComF family protein, producing MKDIFLDVLFPNRCLACNKIIENNLIACNVCFEKIQFTHFDYFEENILKEICKTLFPVENAYALIQFEKESLSRKIIHELKYKNREKTGEILANWITERVDFKNEKPDLIVSIPLHTKKLKERGYNQLHLFAETLSEFYKIPFDHEVILRNHYSKAQALKDKKHRLSTENIFSINKNISGKHVLLVDDVFTTGNTIATVAWEILKTGDNKVSVLVMAIDK